One Pasteurella dagmatis DNA segment encodes these proteins:
- the ftsI gene encoding peptidoglycan glycosyltransferase FtsI, whose translation MVKFNTTKKTKKIKNTKAEAIKPNKPKVVYEKSFLKTRYIFSLFAILVCLTALIAKAAYVQIVNSDSLTDEADKRSLRTQEIQSTRGAILDRHGQLLSVSVPMYSIVADPKFIFEENSLKDKERWKALSDVLDISHNEMSKRIEKNPKARFVYLSRQVSPTVADYVKQLKIKGITLKTEHRRFYPRVEEAAHLIGYTNIDGEGIEGIEKSFNSLLIGKSGSRTVRKDKYGNIVENIADIKKYDAQDVTLSIDEKLQSMVYREIKKAVAENKAESGTAVLVDVRTGEVLAMANAPSYNPNNRVGTKAELMRNRAITDTFEPGSTVKPFVVLAALQRGVVKRNEVINTGPLVLNGHEIRDVAPRDQLTLDGILENSSNRGVSRLALRMPPSALMDTYLSAGLGKPTDLGLIGEQSGLLNANRKRWSDIERANVAYGYGINATPLQIARAYVTLGSFGIYRPLSITKVDPPVIGQRVYSEKITRDVVNMMEKVAIKNKRAMVDGYRVGIKTGTAKKLENGRYVDKYIAYTAGVAPVSDPRYALIVLINDPQAGQYYGGAISAPVFSSIMGYALRANNVPPDAMPQEKTAKRVVRLSQDNNQPKIN comes from the coding sequence ATGGTTAAATTTAATACAACAAAAAAAACGAAAAAAATAAAAAATACCAAAGCCGAAGCCATTAAGCCAAATAAACCGAAAGTGGTTTATGAAAAGAGTTTTTTAAAAACACGTTATATTTTTTCTTTATTTGCAATTTTAGTGTGCTTAACTGCATTAATCGCAAAAGCGGCTTATGTTCAAATCGTAAACTCCGATTCATTAACAGATGAAGCGGATAAGCGTTCTTTACGCACTCAAGAAATTCAATCTACACGTGGTGCAATTCTCGATCGCCACGGTCAGCTATTATCGGTAAGTGTACCAATGTACTCTATTGTTGCCGATCCAAAATTCATTTTTGAAGAAAACTCCTTAAAAGATAAAGAACGTTGGAAAGCGCTATCTGATGTATTGGATATTTCACATAACGAAATGTCAAAACGTATTGAGAAAAATCCAAAAGCACGCTTTGTTTATTTATCTCGCCAAGTTTCACCGACGGTGGCTGATTATGTTAAACAATTAAAAATTAAAGGAATTACTTTAAAAACTGAACATCGCCGTTTTTACCCACGTGTGGAAGAGGCTGCACATTTAATTGGTTATACAAACATAGATGGTGAGGGAATCGAAGGTATTGAAAAAAGCTTCAACTCACTGCTTATTGGTAAATCGGGTTCTCGCACTGTCCGTAAAGATAAATATGGCAATATCGTTGAAAATATTGCTGATATCAAAAAATATGATGCTCAAGATGTGACTTTAAGTATTGATGAGAAGTTACAGTCAATGGTTTACCGTGAAATTAAGAAAGCTGTAGCAGAAAATAAAGCAGAGTCTGGCACTGCGGTACTTGTAGATGTGCGCACAGGTGAAGTGTTAGCAATGGCAAATGCGCCTTCTTATAACCCAAATAATCGAGTGGGGACAAAAGCGGAGTTAATGCGTAATCGTGCTATTACTGATACCTTCGAACCTGGTTCAACAGTAAAACCTTTTGTTGTCTTAGCTGCACTTCAACGAGGTGTTGTAAAACGTAATGAAGTGATTAATACGGGCCCATTGGTGTTAAATGGACACGAAATTCGTGATGTTGCACCTAGAGATCAATTAACCCTTGATGGAATTTTAGAAAACTCAAGTAACCGTGGTGTGAGTCGTTTAGCATTGCGTATGCCACCATCTGCATTAATGGATACTTACTTAAGTGCAGGTTTAGGTAAACCAACAGATTTAGGGTTGATTGGTGAGCAATCTGGTTTATTAAATGCCAATCGTAAACGTTGGTCTGATATTGAACGTGCAAACGTGGCTTATGGATACGGTATCAATGCGACCCCATTACAAATTGCACGTGCTTATGTGACTTTGGGTAGTTTTGGTATTTATCGTCCACTTTCTATTACTAAAGTTGACCCACCTGTGATTGGACAACGCGTGTATTCAGAAAAGATTACTCGTGACGTAGTCAATATGATGGAAAAAGTGGCAATCAAGAATAAACGTGCAATGGTTGATGGATATCGGGTAGGTATAAAAACGGGAACTGCCAAAAAATTAGAAAATGGTCGCTATGTGGATAAATATATTGCGTATACCGCAGGTGTGGCGCCAGTTTCTGATCCTCGTTATGCTTTAATTGTGCTAATTAATGATCCACAAGCAGGACAATATTATGGTGGTGCAATTTCAGCGCCAGTATTCTCCAGTATTATGGGCTACGCATTACGTGCAAATAACGTGCCACCAGATGCTATGCCACAAGAGAAAACGGCAAAACGTGTAGTGCGTTTAAGTCAAGATAACAATCAACCTAAAATAAACTAA
- the mraY gene encoding phospho-N-acetylmuramoyl-pentapeptide-transferase, translating to MLVWLGEFLQQYYSGFNVISYITVRAILALLTALLVSLWVGPKVIRRLQVLKFGQEVRNDGPESHFSKRGTPTMGGIMILFAITVSTFLWANLANPYVWFSLFVLLGYGAVGFVDDYRKITRKNTDGLVARWKYFWLSFIALIAVFGMYAIGKDTDATRLVVPFFKEIMPQLGLFYIVLAYFVIVGTSNAVNLTDGLDGLAIMPTVLVAGAFALIAWATGNVNFADYLHIPYIKFSAELVVFCTAIVGAGLGFLWFNTYPAQVFMGDVGSLALGGALGVVAVLVRQEFLLVIMGGVFVVETLSVILQVGSYKLRKQRIFRMAPIHHHFELKGWPEPRVIVRFWIISLMLVLIGLVTLKLR from the coding sequence ATGTTAGTTTGGCTCGGTGAGTTTTTACAACAATATTATAGTGGATTTAACGTCATTTCTTATATTACAGTTCGTGCAATTTTAGCATTGTTAACCGCACTTCTAGTCTCACTGTGGGTTGGTCCAAAAGTCATTCGTCGTTTACAAGTGTTGAAATTTGGTCAAGAAGTACGTAATGACGGACCTGAAAGCCATTTTAGCAAACGTGGTACGCCAACAATGGGTGGCATTATGATTTTGTTTGCTATTACTGTGAGTACTTTCTTATGGGCAAACTTAGCTAATCCTTATGTCTGGTTCAGTTTGTTTGTATTACTTGGTTATGGTGCTGTGGGTTTTGTTGATGATTATCGTAAAATTACACGTAAAAATACAGATGGTTTAGTAGCTCGTTGGAAGTATTTTTGGCTGTCTTTTATCGCATTAATTGCAGTATTTGGAATGTATGCTATAGGAAAAGATACTGATGCAACTCGCCTTGTTGTTCCATTCTTCAAAGAAATTATGCCACAATTGGGTTTATTTTATATCGTCTTAGCTTATTTCGTGATTGTTGGCACAAGTAACGCTGTAAACTTAACTGATGGTTTAGATGGTCTCGCTATAATGCCGACAGTGCTTGTTGCAGGTGCTTTTGCGCTAATCGCTTGGGCAACAGGTAACGTGAATTTTGCAGATTATTTACATATCCCATATATTAAATTTAGCGCTGAGTTAGTTGTATTTTGTACCGCAATTGTGGGAGCTGGTTTAGGGTTCTTATGGTTTAACACGTATCCTGCACAAGTTTTTATGGGCGATGTTGGCTCATTAGCATTAGGTGGTGCATTAGGTGTGGTTGCAGTGTTAGTACGTCAAGAGTTCTTGCTTGTGATTATGGGCGGGGTGTTTGTAGTAGAAACGCTATCTGTAATTTTACAAGTAGGCTCATATAAATTACGTAAGCAACGTATTTTCCGTATGGCACCTATTCATCATCATTTTGAATTGAAAGGCTGGCCTGAGCCACGTGTAATAGTTAGATTTTGGATTATTTCCTTAATGCTGGTGCTGATTGGCTTAGTGACATTAAAACTGCGTTAA
- the murF gene encoding UDP-N-acetylmuramoyl-tripeptide--D-alanyl-D-alanine ligase, producing the protein MLKLNTQKLAEILNAKLVGNGLVEVENISTDTRKMVVNSLFFALKGENFDAHHYLDKAVAQGAVALVVQKINSHLDVPQLVVEDTKIALGELAKWVRETVNPLVVAMTGSSGKTTVKEMTASILQKSAVNSDTVLFTEGNFNNDIGVPLTLLRLTPEHQFAVIELGANHQGEIAYTTSLAKPDVALVNNVAAAHLEGFGSIEGVAQAKGEIYRGLPASGVAIINKEHNYSIKWAQEIGERAIQYFAYQDATADFYADNVQFNESGSEFELHTPQGQIHISLPYLGEHNVKNALAATALAMNVGASLTQVKKGLEMRSQVKGRLFPIQPCENLLLLDDTYNANVDSLQSAISVLQKYSAFRILIVGDMAELGENSQLCHQQVADYAKSADLDLVLSFGTESAVISQANLGQHFTDKATLCAYVKPLIEQKLKENQKVVILAKGSRRMKMEDVINSLKETFVC; encoded by the coding sequence ATGCTTAAATTAAATACGCAAAAACTAGCAGAAATTTTAAATGCAAAGCTTGTCGGGAATGGCTTAGTAGAAGTTGAAAATATCAGTACAGATACACGTAAAATGGTTGTAAACAGTCTGTTCTTTGCGTTAAAAGGTGAAAATTTTGATGCTCACCATTATTTAGATAAAGCCGTAGCCCAAGGTGCGGTTGCATTAGTTGTACAAAAAATAAACTCCCATTTAGATGTACCACAGTTAGTAGTAGAAGATACAAAAATAGCACTTGGTGAACTAGCAAAATGGGTGCGAGAAACCGTTAATCCTCTTGTTGTAGCCATGACGGGCTCTTCTGGCAAAACGACAGTGAAAGAAATGACCGCAAGTATTTTGCAAAAAAGTGCGGTCAATTCTGATACAGTTTTGTTTACTGAAGGCAATTTTAATAATGATATTGGCGTGCCACTCACATTATTACGTTTAACGCCAGAGCACCAATTTGCAGTGATTGAACTTGGTGCAAATCACCAAGGTGAAATAGCCTATACTACTTCATTGGCAAAACCAGATGTTGCATTAGTTAATAATGTTGCTGCTGCGCATTTAGAAGGTTTTGGTAGTATTGAAGGTGTAGCGCAAGCAAAAGGTGAAATTTATCGAGGGTTGCCTGCTTCTGGTGTGGCAATCATCAATAAAGAACATAATTATTCAATAAAATGGGCTCAAGAAATCGGTGAGCGAGCAATACAATATTTTGCTTATCAAGATGCGACTGCGGATTTTTATGCAGATAATGTGCAATTTAATGAATCAGGTTCTGAATTTGAATTACATACACCACAAGGACAGATTCACATTAGCTTGCCTTATTTAGGTGAACATAATGTGAAAAATGCCTTGGCTGCGACTGCACTTGCGATGAATGTAGGAGCATCTTTAACACAAGTAAAAAAAGGGCTTGAGATGCGTTCACAAGTGAAAGGGCGTTTATTCCCAATTCAACCTTGTGAAAATTTGTTGTTACTAGATGATACTTATAATGCGAATGTGGATTCATTGCAGTCTGCAATTAGCGTTTTGCAAAAATATTCAGCCTTTCGTATTTTAATTGTTGGAGATATGGCTGAATTAGGCGAAAATAGTCAACTTTGCCATCAGCAAGTGGCAGATTATGCAAAATCTGCAGATTTAGATCTTGTCTTATCTTTTGGCACAGAAAGTGCAGTCATTTCTCAGGCAAATTTAGGGCAACATTTTACAGATAAAGCTACGTTATGTGCTTATGTAAAGCCGTTAATTGAACAAAAATTAAAAGAAAATCAGAAAGTCGTCATATTGGCGAAAGGATCGCGTCGAATGAAAATGGAGGACGTGATTAATTCTTTGAAGGAAACCTTTGTATGTTAG
- the murD gene encoding UDP-N-acetylmuramoyl-L-alanine--D-glutamate ligase has product MQTSYQNKRITVIGLGKTGLSCVDFLLAKQANVRVIDTRKNPTGTDKLPTNVPLHKGSLNQDWLLDSDLIVVSPGIAIKTPEIQTALSAGVKVIGDIELFCREASKPIIAITGSNGKSTVTTLVYEMAKASGLKVGMGGNIGIPALSLLEQNYDLYVLELSSFQLETTYSLKATSATVLNVTEDHMDRYIDLEDYRQAKLRIYHNAKTAIVNTEDPLTTIDSLKSAVSFGEENSDYWLKTENGKQYFMAKNEMILPCDEIKLVGRHNYMNVLAAIALAQAANVSLEGIRTALREFSGLDHRFQLAHFANGVYWINDSKATNVGSTVAALTGLQVAGHLHLLLGGDGKEADFSELSTLIQQPHIYCYCFGKDGAQLAKLSQQSQLFDTMEQAINALRPNLKEGDMVLLSPACASLDQFTSFEQRGDEFTRLAKLS; this is encoded by the coding sequence ATGCAAACCTCATATCAAAACAAGAGAATCACTGTTATTGGGCTAGGAAAAACAGGGTTATCCTGTGTAGATTTTTTATTAGCAAAACAAGCCAATGTACGCGTAATTGATACTCGTAAAAATCCAACTGGTACAGATAAATTGCCAACAAATGTGCCGTTGCATAAGGGGAGTTTAAATCAAGATTGGTTGTTAGATAGTGATTTAATTGTGGTTAGCCCAGGGATTGCGATTAAAACACCTGAAATTCAGACCGCACTTTCTGCAGGTGTTAAGGTTATAGGCGACATTGAGTTGTTTTGTCGTGAAGCAAGTAAGCCAATTATTGCGATTACAGGCTCAAACGGTAAAAGTACAGTGACCACATTAGTCTATGAAATGGCAAAAGCCTCAGGCTTAAAAGTTGGAATGGGGGGAAATATTGGTATTCCCGCTTTATCTTTATTAGAACAAAATTATGATCTTTATGTGTTAGAGCTATCAAGCTTCCAATTAGAAACCACATACAGCTTAAAAGCTACTTCAGCTACCGTATTGAATGTCACAGAAGATCATATGGATCGTTATATTGATTTAGAAGATTATCGCCAAGCAAAATTAAGAATTTATCATAATGCAAAAACAGCAATTGTAAACACAGAAGACCCATTAACTACAATAGATAGCCTCAAAAGTGCGGTTAGTTTTGGTGAAGAAAATTCAGATTACTGGCTAAAAACTGAAAACGGTAAACAATATTTTATGGCAAAAAATGAAATGATTTTGCCTTGTGATGAAATTAAGTTAGTTGGTCGCCATAATTATATGAATGTATTAGCTGCTATTGCATTAGCACAAGCAGCAAATGTTTCTTTAGAGGGAATTCGTACTGCTCTACGTGAATTTTCGGGTTTAGATCACCGTTTCCAATTGGCTCATTTTGCCAATGGTGTTTATTGGATCAATGATTCGAAAGCAACTAATGTGGGTAGCACTGTCGCAGCATTAACAGGTCTACAAGTAGCGGGGCATTTGCATTTATTATTAGGTGGTGATGGTAAAGAGGCAGACTTTTCAGAATTATCTACATTAATTCAGCAACCACATATTTATTGTTATTGTTTTGGTAAAGATGGTGCACAGTTGGCAAAACTAAGCCAACAAAGTCAATTATTTGACACAATGGAACAAGCTATTAATGCATTACGCCCAAATTTAAAAGAGGGTGATATGGTTTTACTTTCACCAGCTTGTGCAAGTTTAGATCAATTTACGAGCTTTGAACAACGTGGTGATGAATTTACTCGTTTAGCAAAATTAAGTTAG
- the murE gene encoding UDP-N-acetylmuramoyl-L-alanyl-D-glutamate--2,6-diaminopimelate ligase yields the protein MQKLTALLGQAIVPKTIKLTEMILDSRTAEPGCLFVALKGHQVDGRQYISQAIEKGASAVLSEADNADQHLQIEWHQDVPVIQFYQLAQRLSEIADHFYLYPSDKLTLIGVTGTNGKTTISQLLAQWTKLLGHTSAVMGTIGNGLFGQVKEAANTTGSAVEIQSSLAKFLEQGSDFVAIEVSSHGLVQHRVEALDFDVAIFTNLSRDHLDYHLTMENYAAAKKRLFTELKPKHQIINADDPVGVEWLAELGSAVAVSCREDFHPTQKKWLKATKITFNNKGAHIQFESSWGNGELHSGLIGEFNVSNLLLVFATLLSLDYDFDELLRTASSLTGVCGRMEMLTQSNQPTAIVDYAHTPDALEKALQAARLHCQGQLWCVFGCGGDRDTGKRPLMAHIAERLADKVIVTDDNPRTEAAEKIMQDILLGFEDQSAVKILHDREQAIAFAIEQADPEDTILIAGKGHEDYQIIGKQKHHFSDQEMVKKYFDVSRYA from the coding sequence ATGCAAAAATTGACCGCACTTTTGGGACAAGCGATTGTCCCAAAAACGATTAAATTGACTGAAATGATTTTAGACAGCCGCACGGCAGAGCCAGGCTGTCTTTTTGTTGCTTTGAAAGGTCATCAAGTTGACGGAAGACAATATATTTCACAAGCGATTGAGAAAGGTGCAAGCGCAGTCTTGTCAGAAGCAGATAATGCAGATCAGCATTTACAAATTGAATGGCACCAAGATGTGCCAGTAATCCAATTTTATCAGCTTGCACAACGTTTATCTGAAATTGCAGATCATTTTTATCTTTATCCATCAGATAAATTAACTTTAATTGGTGTAACAGGGACTAATGGTAAAACCACGATATCGCAATTATTAGCACAATGGACAAAATTACTTGGGCATACTAGTGCAGTAATGGGCACTATTGGTAATGGTTTATTTGGTCAAGTTAAAGAGGCAGCAAATACAACAGGATCTGCTGTTGAAATTCAATCATCATTAGCGAAGTTTCTTGAACAAGGTTCAGATTTTGTAGCAATTGAAGTCTCTTCACATGGTTTAGTGCAACATCGTGTTGAAGCTTTAGATTTTGATGTGGCGATTTTCACCAATTTAAGCCGCGATCATCTTGATTACCATTTAACAATGGAAAATTATGCAGCTGCAAAAAAACGTTTATTTACTGAATTAAAACCAAAACACCAAATCATCAATGCGGATGATCCTGTCGGCGTAGAGTGGTTGGCGGAATTAGGTAGCGCAGTTGCAGTCAGTTGTAGAGAAGATTTTCATCCCACTCAGAAAAAATGGTTAAAAGCAACGAAGATAACATTTAACAACAAAGGTGCGCATATTCAATTTGAATCGAGTTGGGGTAATGGCGAGTTGCACAGCGGATTAATTGGTGAATTTAATGTAAGTAATCTATTGTTGGTTTTTGCGACATTGCTATCACTTGATTACGATTTTGATGAACTTTTACGAACCGCTTCGAGTCTTACTGGTGTATGCGGAAGAATGGAAATGCTTACTCAAAGCAACCAACCAACCGCAATTGTAGACTATGCACACACGCCTGATGCGTTAGAAAAAGCACTCCAAGCTGCGCGTTTACATTGCCAAGGTCAATTATGGTGTGTGTTTGGTTGTGGCGGAGATCGTGATACAGGTAAACGCCCTTTAATGGCACATATTGCAGAACGTTTGGCAGATAAAGTGATTGTGACGGATGATAACCCTAGAACTGAAGCGGCTGAGAAAATTATGCAAGATATTTTGCTCGGTTTTGAGGATCAAAGTGCGGTCAAGATTTTACACGATCGTGAGCAAGCTATAGCATTTGCGATTGAACAAGCTGACCCTGAAGATACGATTTTAATCGCAGGAAAAGGACATGAAGATTACCAGATCATTGGTAAACAAAAACACCATTTCTCTGATCAGGAAATGGTAAAGAAATATTTTGATGTGAGTCGGTATGCTTAA
- the mraZ gene encoding division/cell wall cluster transcriptional repressor MraZ gives MFRGATAVNLDSKGRVAIPTRYRSEILEESQGLMVCTVDLQQPCLVLYTLIEWENIEQKIKALPNLDPNTRALQRVVIGHATECELDRAGRILISPTLRQRVNLEKNLMLVGQLNKFEIWNESVWNRQIEADLALGVSEQFAQSNELKMLSL, from the coding sequence ATGTTTCGTGGAGCAACAGCGGTTAATCTAGATTCGAAAGGGCGCGTAGCAATTCCAACACGTTACCGTTCTGAGATCTTAGAAGAGAGCCAAGGTTTAATGGTTTGTACTGTTGATCTTCAGCAACCTTGTTTGGTGCTATACACTTTAATAGAATGGGAAAATATAGAACAAAAGATTAAAGCATTACCTAATTTAGACCCCAATACACGAGCGTTACAACGTGTCGTGATTGGTCATGCCACTGAATGTGAATTAGATCGTGCAGGTCGTATTTTAATTAGCCCGACTTTACGCCAACGAGTGAATCTTGAAAAAAATTTAATGCTGGTTGGGCAATTAAATAAATTTGAAATTTGGAACGAGTCCGTTTGGAATAGACAAATTGAAGCAGATCTTGCGCTGGGTGTAAGTGAGCAATTTGCACAATCTAATGAATTAAAAATGCTGTCATTATAA
- the ftsL gene encoding cell division protein FtsL — protein MLENNTRYPLHHIIIEDLFSANKIVIALLFAIVVTALGTVWLTHQTRILVAENGQLIVAHQSLENEFLNLKLEEATQSDNTRIEAIAHQLGMKRVQPEQEVLIVE, from the coding sequence ATGTTAGAAAACAATACACGTTATCCACTACATCACATTATTATCGAAGATTTATTCAGTGCAAATAAGATTGTTATTGCATTGTTGTTTGCGATTGTGGTGACTGCATTAGGTACAGTTTGGCTAACCCACCAAACTCGTATTTTAGTTGCAGAAAATGGGCAATTAATTGTTGCTCATCAATCATTAGAAAATGAATTTTTAAACTTGAAATTAGAGGAAGCAACACAAAGTGATAACACCCGAATTGAAGCGATAGCGCATCAATTAGGTATGAAGCGTGTACAACCAGAACAAGAAGTGTTGATCGTTGAGTAA
- the rsmH gene encoding 16S rRNA (cytosine(1402)-N(4))-methyltransferase RsmH, producing MNKQNTFSSPEHITVLLNEAVDGLALKERGIYIDGTFGRGGHSRLILSKLSDNGRLIAIDRDPRAIAEANKIQDARFHIEHNSFSAIPEICEKLGLTGKIDGILLDLGVSSPQLDEAERGFSFMKDGPLDMRMDTTQGLSASEWLQQVSESDLAWVLKTFGEERFAKRIASAIVNYNKSAQQNGSGPLTRTLQLAELIAQSVPFKDKHKHPATRSFQAIRIFINAELDELESVLQSALSVLAPEGRLSIISFHSLEDRMVKHFMRKQSKGESLPKGLPLREDQIKRSQTLKTIGKAIMPSEEEQANNPRSRSAVLRVAEKI from the coding sequence ATGAATAAGCAAAATACTTTTTCGTCGCCTGAACATATCACCGTTTTATTAAATGAGGCGGTCGATGGTCTTGCATTGAAAGAAAGAGGTATTTATATCGATGGTACATTTGGACGAGGTGGGCATTCTCGTTTAATTCTTTCAAAATTATCTGATAATGGTCGATTAATCGCTATCGATCGAGATCCTCGTGCGATTGCTGAAGCCAATAAAATTCAAGATGCTCGTTTTCATATTGAACATAATAGCTTCTCTGCGATTCCTGAAATTTGTGAAAAATTAGGTTTAACAGGAAAAATTGACGGCATTTTGTTAGATCTTGGTGTTTCATCTCCACAACTTGACGAAGCGGAGCGTGGTTTCAGTTTTATGAAAGATGGTCCACTGGATATGCGTATGGACACGACTCAAGGGCTGTCGGCAAGTGAATGGTTACAACAAGTCTCTGAATCCGATTTGGCTTGGGTGTTAAAAACATTTGGTGAAGAGCGTTTTGCAAAACGTATCGCAAGCGCGATTGTGAATTACAACAAAAGTGCGCAGCAAAATGGTAGCGGACCTCTTACTCGTACGTTGCAACTGGCTGAATTAATTGCGCAGTCAGTGCCTTTTAAAGATAAACATAAACATCCTGCGACACGTAGCTTCCAAGCAATTCGTATTTTTATTAATGCGGAATTAGATGAATTAGAAAGTGTCTTGCAATCTGCATTAAGTGTATTAGCACCAGAAGGTCGTTTGTCGATTATTAGTTTCCATTCTTTAGAAGATCGTATGGTGAAACATTTTATGCGTAAGCAGAGTAAGGGTGAAAGTCTTCCGAAAGGATTACCGTTACGTGAAGATCAAATAAAACGTTCACAAACTTTAAAAACGATTGGAAAAGCAATTATGCCGAGCGAAGAGGAACAAGCGAATAATCCTCGTTCTCGCAGTGCAGTGCTACGTGTTGCGGAGAAAATCTAA